One genomic segment of Hordeum vulgare subsp. vulgare chromosome 2H, MorexV3_pseudomolecules_assembly, whole genome shotgun sequence includes these proteins:
- the LOC123430993 gene encoding protein SRC2 homolog — translation MVRLGPLAAQHAGPFARDLGLGSPAALLAFAVVAAVAVAAVAAFGCAKGAKKPRRQDNNNVYYYGQGYPPPPPAGAYGYPPPPGYAYPPPPVDAGRKQGGRMGAGAGLALGAGAGLATGVIVGSALSSGCGGGGGCGGGCGGGCGG, via the coding sequence ATGGTGAGGCTGGGGCCTCTGGCCGCGCAGCACGCCGGACCGTTCGCCCGCGACCTGGGGCTGGGAAGCCCCGCGGCGCTCCTGGCCTTCGCCGTCGTCGCGGCGGTGGCCGTGGCGGCCGTGGCGGCCTTCGGCTGCGCCAAGGGGGCCAAGAAGCCGCGCCGGCAGGACAACAACAACGTCTACTACTACGGCCAGGGGTAcccgccgccgccccccgccGGGGCGTACGGGTACCCGCCGCCCCCGGGCTACGCGTACCCTCCGCCGCCCGTGGACGCCGGGAGGAAGCAGGGAGGCCGCATGGGAGCCGGCGCGGGGCTTGCcctcggcgccggcgccggcctgGCCACCGGCGTCATCGTCGGCTCGGCGCTCAGCTCCGGctgcggaggaggcggtggctgcGGCGGCGGGTGCGGTGGCGGGTGCGGCGGTTGA
- the LOC123428846 gene encoding serine/arginine repetitive matrix protein 1-like, whose amino-acid sequence MWESRERLSSVTRRDPVDSRQPSSLSLVSRASPNPSREPTSSHLLLAARPAKAHPGPARAGIPSVRCTSCAQQPLPIWFGESELPASASPTGRRRPTPATTTTREGEPRCPAPSTAAAARNCCFHGASSRLKCRAAASRPPPTGSSQIRSGRPRPHRLSRYCPASLPARRKSSPSPHLVPTREQTRGIRGTSPRWPRHPGPPPLCLAWALAQPLA is encoded by the exons ATGTGGGAGTCCAGGGAGAGGTTGAGCTCGGTGACACGGCGAGATCCCGTGGACAGCAG GCAGccatcctctctctccctcgtttcccgtgcctccccaaaccctagccgtgaaccaacctcctcccacctcctgctAGCCGCCAGGCCTGCCaaagcccatccggggcccgcccgagccggGATCCCCTCCGTGAGGTGCACCTCGTGTGCACAGCAACCGCTCCCGATCTGGTTTGGGGAGAGCGAGCTCCCTGCCAGCGCCTCGCCGACCGGCCGTCGGAGGCCAACCCCAGCGACGACGACCACCAGAGAAGGTGAACCCCGCTGCCCCGCGCCGtccacagccgccgccgcccgcaattGCTGCTTCCATGGCGCCTCCTCGCGCCTGAAATGTCGCGCCGCCGCCTCAAGGCCGCCACCGACCGGATCCAGCCAGATCCGGTCCGGGAGACCCCGTCCCCACCGCCTTAGCCGGTACTGTCCCGCCTCGTTGCCTGCTCGCCGgaagtcgtcgccgtcgccgcatcTGGTTCCCACTCGGGAGCAAACACGAGGGATACGAGGGACGAGCCCCCGTTGGCCGCGCCATCCTGGGCCGCCTCCACTGTGCCTCGCGTGGGCCTTGGCCCAGCCGCTCGCCTGA
- the LOC123428084 gene encoding probable glutathione S-transferase GSTU6: MAAGGGSDDELKLLGFWASPFVHRARVALHLKGITGYEYAEEDLTSKSDLLLASNPVHAKVPVLLHGGKPVCESMLIVQYLDEAFPGSGSGPALLPADPHDRAVARFWAAYADDHFFASWIKAFAGTTDEERAAATEAAAAALQKMEGAFGECSKGKAFFGGDAPGYVDIALGGYVAWMRAFHAVAGVDLLDAARTPLLAAWAERFAALDAAKEVIPDVDRIAEFAKRDLLPLLQKLHTKTEQ, encoded by the exons ATGGCGGCCGGAGGAGGGAGTGACGACGAGCTCAAGCTGCTGGGGTTCTGGGCGAGCCCGTTCGTGCACCGGGCGCGGGTCGCGCTGCACCTCAAGGGGATCACCGGCTACGAGTACGCCGAGGAGGACCTCACCAGCAAGAGCGACCTCCTCCTCGCCTCCAACCCCGTGCACGCCAAGGTCCCCGTGCTCCTCCACGGCGGCAAGCCCGTCTGCGAGTCCATGCTCATCGTGCAGTACCTCGACGAGGCCTTCCCCGGCTCCGGCTCCGGCcccgccctcctccccgccgaccCCCACGACCGCGCCGTCGCCCGCTTCTGGGCCGCCTACGCCGACGACCAC TTCTTTGCCTCGTGGATCAAGGCGTTCGCGGGGACGACGGACGAGGAGAGGGCGGCGGCGACGGAagccgcggcggcggcgctgcagAAGATGGAGGGCGCGTTCGGCGAGTGCTCCAAGGGCAAGGCCTTCTTCGGCGGCGACGCCCCGGGGTACGTGGACATCGCGCTGGGTGGGTACGTCGCGTGGATGCGCGCGTTCCACGCGGTGGCCGGCGTGGACCTCCTGGACGCCGCCCGGACCCCGTTGCTGGCGGCCTGGGCTGAGCGCTTTGCCGCGCTCGACGCCGCCAAGGAGGTCATCCCGGACGTCGACCGCATCGCCGAGTTCGCCAAGCGCGATTTGCTGCCGCTGCTCCAGAAACTGCATACAAAAACAGAGCAGTGA